A single region of the Lotus japonicus ecotype B-129 chromosome 4, LjGifu_v1.2 genome encodes:
- the LOC130715553 gene encoding uncharacterized protein LOC130715553, with amino-acid sequence METPSSTARRVTRSQTTTIAAASNSRKIEEPEKNMSKSKQRNGQQQDRGALIDISNDSPIVGLANGDLETPVSSCAAKQRGSRVKMTPGSGEALLRGQVKTLLQKVEEEAEISKIAVEIRPFLKFANSPMSLLAPTPANTPQIPDFNTAMGLASVSPSSVIQEQLISQVVNQVFEESPESEKTLITRSLLLDFSDKSDVSECSSEVTYQGVITTSSEDKKLQSSTEDDGDSIWSMQVNASTHDEDEYEDEEIAEDGSVLDELCAGLNNISVNERAVPKFSGKHTRFVYNSDEELVEEVEVVMSESDSSDNVLHLMGLPTPKGKHLRFSEEEEKSA; translated from the exons ATGGAAACTCCATCATCCACCGCAAGAAGAGTCACAAGATCACAAACCACAACCATTGCTGCTGCTTCCAATTCAA GGAAGATTGAAGAACCGGAGAAGAATATGTCGAAATCGAAGCAAAGAAACGGGCAGCAGCAGGATCGGGGTGCGCTGATTGACATTTCCAATGATTCGCCGATTGTGGGGCTGGCCAATGGTGATCTTGAGACGCCAGTTTCGTCGTGTGCGGCGAAACAGAGGGGAAGCCGGGTGAAGATGACACCGGGTTCCGGTGAGGCCTTGCTGAGGGGTCAGGTGAAGACGCTGTTGCagaaggtggaggaagaagctgaGATTTCCAAAATCGCGGTGGAGATTCGCCCCTTTCTGAAATTTGCTAACTCTCCTATGTCACTTCTTGCCCCTACTCCTGCAAACACTCCACAAATCCCAGATTTCAACACTGCCATGGGTTTGGCTTCTGTGTCACCTTCTTCTGTTATTCAAGAACAGTTGATTTCTCAG GTGGTGAATCAAGTATTTGAAGAGAGTCCTGAATCTGAAAAGACACTGATAACAAGGTcccttctccttgatttctcagACAAATCTGATGTTTCAGAATGCTCCTCTGAGGTGACTTATCAGGGAGTTATCACTACTAGTAGTGAGGACAAGAAGCTCCAGAGCTCCACTGAAGATGATGGTGATTCCATCTGGTCAATGCAGGTCAATGCAAGCactcatgatgaggatgaatATGAGGATGAGGAAATAGCTGAAGATGGGTCTGTGCTTGATGAACTGTGTGCAGGATTGAACAACATCAGTGTGAATGAAAGGGCTGTTCCCAAGTTCAGTGGGAAGCACACAAGATTTGTTTACAACAGTGATGAGGAGCTTGTGGAAGAGGTTGAAGTAGTGATGAGTGAATCTGATTCTTCAGATAATGTCCTGCATTTGATGGGGTTGCCAACACCAAAAGGAAAGCACCTTCGCTTTtctgaagaggaagaaaaatCTGCTTGA
- the LOC130710784 gene encoding calcium-dependent protein kinase 28 isoform X3, with amino-acid sequence MVLPAAVEDVKQEVNILKAVAGHENVVQFYNAFDDDSYVYIVMELCEGGELLDRILAKKNSRYTEKDAAVVVRQMLKVAAECHLRGLVHRDMKPENFLFKSTREDSPLKATDFGLSDFIKPGKKFHDIVGSAYYVAPEVLKRKSGPQSDVWSIGVITYILLCGRRPFWDKTEDGIFKEVLRNKPDFRRKPWPTISNAAKDFVKKLLIKDPRARLTAAQALSHPWVREGGEASEIPIDISVLNNLRQFVTYSRFKQFALRALASILNEEELADLKDQFDAIDVDKNGSISLEEMRQALAKDLSWKLKESRVLEILQAIDSNTDGLVDFTEFVAATLHVHQLEEHDSDKWQLRSQAAFEKFDLDKDGYITPEELRMHTGLRGSIDPLLEEADIDKDGKISLSEFRRLLRTASMGSQTVTTPTGYQRRS; translated from the exons ATGGTTCTCCCTGCTGCTGTTGAGGATGTTAAGCAAGAGGTCAATATATTGAAAGCAGTTGCCGGTCACGAGAATGTGGTTCAGTTCTATAATGCTTTTGATGATGATTCATACGTTTACATAGTTATGGA GTTATGCGAGGGTGGAGAACTGCTGGATCGGATATTGGCCAA GAAGAACAGCCGTTACACTGAAAAAGATGCAGCTGTAGTTGTAAGGCAGATGCTCAAGGTTGCAGCTGAGTGCCATTTACGTGGTTTAGTGCACCGAGACATGAAACCGGAG aattttcttttcaaatcaaCCAGAGAAGATTCACCTTTAAAGGCTACAGATTTTGGTTTGTCAGATTTCATAAAGCCAG GAAAGAAGTTCCATGATATTGTTGGCAGTGCTTACTATGTTGCACCTGAAGTATTAAAGCGGAAATCAGGCCCTCAATCTGATGTGTGGAGTATCGGTGTTATTACATACATCTTGCTATGTGGGAGACGCCCATTTTGGGATAAGACTGAGGATGGTATCTTCAAGGAG GTCTTACGTAACAAGCCTGATTTCCGCCGGAAACCGTGGCCGACTATAAGTAATGCTGCAAAGGATTTTGTCAAGAAATTGCTAATAAAGGATCCTAGGGCAAGATTAACTGCTGCTCAAGCTCTAT cACATCCATGGGTTAGAGAAGGTGGAGAAGCATCGGAGATTCCTATTGATATATCTGTCCTGAACAACCTGCGGCAGTTTGTGACGTATAGTCGATTCAAACAATTTGCACTAAGG GCATTGGCTAGCATACTTAATGAAGAAGAGTTGGCTGATCTAaaagatcaatttgatgcaatAGATGTGGACAAAAATGGCTCGATTAGCCTGGAAGAGATGAGACAG GCTCTTGCTAAAGATCTTTCTTGGAAGTTGAAAGAATCACGTGTACTAGAGATATTGCAAGCA ATTGACAGCAACACAGATGGGCTGGTGGATTTCACTGAGTTTGTTGCAGCTACATTACATGTGCATCAATTGGAGGAGCATGACTCTGATAAGTGGCAGCTACGGTCACAAGCTGCTTTTGAGAAATTTGACTTGGATAAAGATGGCTATATTACTCCAGAAGAACTTCGAATG CATACTGGCTTGAGAGGATCGATTGACCCTCTGCTTGAGGAAGCTGACATCGACAAAGATGGAAAAATCAGCCTATCGGAGTTTCGTAGACTTCTAAGAACTGCAAGCATGGGTTCTCAAACTGTGACAACCCCAACTGGCTATCAGCGGAGGAGCTAG